One genomic segment of Arthrobacter sp. zg-Y1110 includes these proteins:
- a CDS encoding NAD(P)-dependent oxidoreductase: MSTPSPGPVPSAATPSVWTVLGGTGFIGSAVRAALAARGVEVRSVSAPRLRTDAADVAGLLADAAALDTERSRLADAFAGADVVVNAAGLATPGATDSPELRGANSLLPALVADAADAAGVRRFVHLSSAAVQGHRPFLDESPHVEPFSAYSRSKALGEQVLSARNGGSCSVATVRATSVQGPGRATTAKLSRLAASPLASVAGRGTAPSPVSSVDSLVDFVLRVGTHIGPVPAVVLQPWEQASVSSVLEAAGGRRPAHLPVWFCRMALRSGYALSSLAGERLHGALRRVEMMWFGQRQEPGWAEATGNVPEPRVREVLEASRN, from the coding sequence TTGAGCACTCCTTCTCCAGGCCCCGTCCCTTCCGCCGCCACCCCCTCGGTGTGGACGGTCCTGGGCGGCACCGGATTCATTGGTTCAGCCGTCCGCGCCGCCCTGGCTGCGCGCGGGGTCGAGGTCCGGTCCGTTTCCGCTCCCCGGCTGCGTACCGACGCTGCGGACGTAGCCGGTTTACTTGCGGATGCCGCAGCACTGGACACGGAGCGGAGCCGCCTGGCCGATGCCTTCGCGGGTGCCGACGTCGTAGTGAATGCCGCTGGACTGGCGACGCCGGGAGCAACGGACTCCCCCGAACTCCGGGGTGCGAACTCGCTGCTGCCTGCGTTGGTTGCCGATGCCGCGGATGCCGCCGGTGTCCGCCGGTTCGTCCACCTAAGCAGCGCGGCCGTGCAGGGGCACCGTCCGTTCCTGGACGAAAGCCCGCATGTGGAGCCGTTTTCGGCCTACTCCCGTTCCAAGGCGCTCGGCGAACAGGTCCTTTCCGCCCGGAACGGCGGGTCCTGCAGCGTTGCCACGGTCCGTGCCACATCGGTCCAGGGGCCGGGCCGGGCGACGACGGCTAAGCTAAGCCGGCTCGCGGCCTCGCCGCTGGCATCCGTAGCCGGTCGCGGAACCGCACCCAGCCCCGTAAGTTCAGTAGATTCACTGGTCGACTTCGTCCTGCGGGTAGGCACCCACATCGGCCCGGTTCCTGCAGTGGTGCTGCAGCCCTGGGAACAGGCGTCGGTGTCCTCCGTCCTTGAAGCCGCAGGCGGCCGGCGTCCGGCACATCTGCCGGTCTGGTTCTGCCGCATGGCACTGCGGTCCGGCTATGCGCTCTCCTCATTGGCCGGGGAGCGGCTGCACGGAGCACTGCGACGCGTGGAGATGATGTGGTTCGGGCAGCGTCAGGAGCCCGGCTGGGCCGAGGCCACGGGCAACGTCCCGGAACCCCGCGTCCGCGAGGTCCTGGAAGCTTCCCGGAACTAA
- a CDS encoding glycosyltransferase, translating to MDVVQEPVPLTIVITTFNRSGYLAGLLESVKRLNPAPASVVVVDNASTDDTPEVLESARAGFPAPLSVLRLETNTGGAGGFAAGVEAALDSGAQWLWLMDDDVEVLPDAVAALRKWTGSYDCIHGRRFDAGGEPFFWQHRFVPFLGVHLPVPGNVFRDSPVFDTNVGCFEGMLISAGQVRRIGLPDARYFINGDDVIYGWLASLDRPVAYVNDFVIRKVRVQRQIDLGIRHLNDSSDLGRFTAMRNRGHTARYLQVHGRYHRFGFGLGTFLTAGKELLRLVAVEHSLRGAGRLWAGWRGARRILRDRSWSPMPPLSAPEQPSTRKQQV from the coding sequence GTGGACGTCGTCCAGGAACCGGTCCCGCTGACGATCGTCATCACGACGTTCAACCGCTCCGGCTACCTCGCCGGCCTGCTGGAGAGCGTCAAGCGGCTCAACCCCGCGCCTGCGTCGGTTGTCGTGGTGGACAATGCCAGCACCGATGACACGCCCGAGGTTCTGGAATCAGCGCGCGCCGGCTTCCCCGCCCCGCTGTCCGTCCTGCGGCTGGAGACCAACACCGGCGGGGCCGGCGGGTTCGCAGCCGGGGTCGAGGCTGCCCTGGACTCCGGCGCACAGTGGCTGTGGCTGATGGACGACGACGTCGAGGTCCTCCCGGATGCCGTGGCTGCGCTGCGCAAGTGGACCGGCAGTTACGACTGCATCCACGGCCGGCGGTTCGATGCCGGCGGGGAACCGTTCTTCTGGCAGCACCGCTTCGTCCCGTTCCTGGGCGTGCACCTGCCGGTGCCGGGCAACGTTTTCCGCGATTCCCCCGTTTTCGACACCAACGTGGGCTGCTTTGAGGGAATGCTGATCAGTGCCGGCCAGGTGCGCCGGATAGGCCTCCCGGATGCCCGCTACTTCATCAACGGCGACGATGTAATTTACGGCTGGCTCGCCTCCCTGGACCGGCCGGTGGCCTATGTCAACGATTTCGTCATCCGCAAGGTCCGGGTGCAGAGACAGATCGACCTCGGCATCCGCCACCTCAACGATTCCAGCGACCTCGGCCGCTTCACTGCCATGCGCAACCGCGGCCATACAGCCCGGTACCTGCAGGTCCACGGCCGGTATCACCGGTTCGGATTCGGACTCGGGACCTTCCTGACCGCAGGCAAGGAACTGCTCAGGCTGGTTGCCGTGGAGCATTCACTGCGCGGTGCCGGGCGCCTCTGGGCCGGCTGGCGCGGTGCCCGGCGCATCCTCCGGGACCGGTCCTGGTCCCCGATGCCCCCGTTGTCCGCGCCGGAGCAGCCATCGACACGAAAGCAGCAGGTTTGA
- the prmC gene encoding peptide chain release factor N(5)-glutamine methyltransferase, which translates to MTKANSLTDSATGGGGTLAEALRRATAELAAAGVPSPRVDAELLAAHLLGESPGRIRALAFTDVPAPQGYAALVSERAARVPLQHLTGKAHFRYLELAVGPGVFVPRPETETVAQLAIDAARRAGSAKVVDLGTGSGAIAAAVASEVPAAEVHAVELSPLAFAWAERNLAPLGVHLVLEDLRTALPGHESSFDVVVSNPPYIPAEAVPNEPEAAEHDPAMALYGGGADGLELPMAAARTAARLLAGGGYFVMEHAEVQAPAIARLLADDPAWTDVQSHRDLNDRPRATSAVRRSVSMASPSERMKT; encoded by the coding sequence GTGACGAAAGCTAATAGCCTTACCGATTCCGCGACCGGTGGCGGCGGCACCCTGGCCGAGGCGCTGCGCCGTGCGACGGCGGAACTCGCCGCGGCCGGGGTGCCGTCACCGCGGGTGGACGCCGAGCTGCTGGCGGCGCACCTGCTGGGAGAAAGCCCCGGCCGGATCCGGGCGCTGGCCTTCACCGATGTGCCGGCACCTCAGGGATACGCCGCACTGGTGTCCGAACGCGCCGCGCGGGTGCCGCTGCAGCACCTGACCGGAAAGGCCCATTTCCGGTACCTGGAACTGGCCGTCGGCCCCGGAGTATTTGTGCCTCGGCCGGAAACCGAAACGGTGGCGCAGCTGGCGATCGATGCTGCGCGGCGGGCCGGGTCGGCCAAGGTCGTGGACCTCGGCACCGGCTCCGGCGCCATTGCGGCTGCGGTGGCCTCGGAAGTTCCCGCAGCCGAGGTGCATGCCGTGGAACTGAGCCCCCTCGCCTTCGCGTGGGCGGAACGGAACCTGGCTCCGCTGGGCGTCCACCTGGTCCTGGAAGACCTCCGGACCGCCCTGCCCGGCCACGAATCCAGCTTCGACGTGGTGGTGTCCAACCCCCCGTACATCCCTGCCGAAGCAGTTCCGAACGAGCCGGAGGCCGCCGAGCATGATCCGGCCATGGCGTTGTACGGCGGGGGAGCGGACGGTCTGGAACTGCCGATGGCCGCGGCGCGGACCGCGGCACGGCTGCTTGCCGGAGGCGGCTACTTCGTGATGGAACATGCCGAGGTGCAGGCGCCGGCCATCGCCCGGCTGCTGGCCGACGATCCGGCCTGGACCGATGTCCAGTCCCACCGGGACCTCAATGACCGCCCGCGGGCGACGTCGGCTGTCCGGCGCTCCGTATCGATGGCATCCCCTAGTGAAAGAATGAAGACGTGA
- a CDS encoding L-threonylcarbamoyladenylate synthase → MSTSYDCSNPDELSEGLAAAQRAIAAKSCVVLPTDTVYGIGADAFSPQGVATLLAAKGRGRSMPPPVLIPRLQTMDGLAMDISDDARSLARTFWPGGLTLIFHAQPSLSWDLGDTMGTVALRMPDDSVALDLLAVTGPLAVSSANRTGSPAGQTAAQAREQLGESVEVYLEAGHRPVAGSDGVPSTIVDATSEPMRVVRSGAISIAALREVVPGILDLGEEPAAAGTAPSLAKDQKPV, encoded by the coding sequence GTGAGCACCAGTTATGACTGCAGTAATCCCGATGAACTCAGTGAGGGGCTGGCGGCAGCCCAGCGCGCCATAGCCGCCAAGTCCTGCGTGGTGCTTCCCACCGACACCGTGTACGGAATCGGTGCCGACGCTTTCTCCCCGCAGGGAGTGGCTACGCTGCTGGCAGCCAAGGGACGCGGCCGGAGCATGCCCCCGCCCGTGCTGATCCCGCGCCTCCAGACCATGGACGGCCTGGCGATGGACATTTCCGACGACGCCCGCAGCCTGGCGCGTACGTTCTGGCCGGGCGGGTTGACACTGATCTTCCACGCCCAGCCGTCCCTGAGCTGGGACCTGGGCGACACCATGGGAACCGTCGCCCTGCGGATGCCCGACGACAGCGTTGCGCTGGACCTGCTGGCTGTGACCGGGCCGCTGGCCGTGTCCTCGGCCAACCGTACGGGATCACCGGCCGGACAGACCGCGGCGCAGGCCCGCGAACAGCTGGGCGAATCCGTGGAGGTCTATCTGGAGGCCGGACACCGTCCGGTGGCCGGCAGCGACGGAGTGCCGTCCACCATTGTGGACGCCACCAGCGAACCGATGCGGGTGGTGCGCAGCGGTGCGATCAGCATTGCCGCCCTGCGCGAAGTGGTTCCGGGGATCCTGGATCTGGGCGAAGAACCCGCAGCCGCCGGTACTGCGCCCTCCCTGGCCAAAGACCAGAAGCCGGTTTAG